ggtacacaTAATAACACTGTTGCAGTAAGTTGTCTGCCATCccatctatctgtcctctgtatCTTTCTTTCCAAGGGGAGGCAATGGGGACGACAGCACCGGTTATCATCACAGTGTATCCCAGGGACGATGGTGTGATGTCACGCCGTTTGGTGGTTAGCCTCAGGATTCCCACCAACTACCAAGTCAGTCCCCCTGTGCCCACCGACAGTGCCATCAGGATCGAGGATCGACCCGGCATGACCGTCTACTCACTGTGGGTGTCTCCATGCAGTCTTCACCTTCCCTGACAAGCACATGCCATCATTTCATATGCAAATTTTGGAATCCATGGgaataaaaacaaaaagaaaCTTTGTTTTTTAATTCTTTACGATACAAAATGTACTTTAATATTCATAATTTATTTGATTACatatcctctttctctctcctttccaaCCCACCTCACCTTTCTTTTCACAGGCAGTTTGGAGGCTTTGCAGGGGAGACTGAGTATCGAGCAGAGGCCTCTCGCCTAACCAAAACTCTGGGTGAGACTGCCCCTTTTCAGAGGAAACAGTACTTCTGCTGCACATACAACCCGCCAATGAAACCCTACGGCCG
This sequence is a window from Coregonus clupeaformis isolate EN_2021a chromosome 7, ASM2061545v1, whole genome shotgun sequence. Protein-coding genes within it:
- the LOC121570406 gene encoding heme-binding protein 1-like, producing MFGMIKNTIFGNTEETDYKLLSSETKEGVSYEVRRYDGAKYASVSSEGRTFDQVTGELVRKLLVYIGGSNDQGEAMGTTAPVIITVYPRDDGVMSRRLVVSLRIPTNYQVSPPVPTDSAIRIEDRPGMTVYSLQFGGFAGETEYRAEASRLTKTLGETAPFQRKQYFCCTYNPPMKPYGRRNEVWFLQEEP